From one Deinococcus sp. QL22 genomic stretch:
- a CDS encoding chemotaxis protein CheB, whose amino-acid sequence MIDFPLVVIGASSGGVSALMKLCAQLPGDFPAAVLVVQHTSPAYPSMLPRILSSAGSLHAIHPRDGQSLHPGLIYVAPPDHHLLVKKQTVALTRGPKENRSRPAIDPLFRSAALSAGTRTIGVVLTGNLDDGTSGLHAIKQAGGLTVVQDPDDAEYGSMPRSALGAVNVDHRVPLDEMGALLTTLVQNLLRNPGQSSMSPEEQRRLEIEVSIAGERHALSQGVTHLGPPSLVTCPDCGGTLMELKEGTVTRFRCHTGHAYTANSLLSHVSGSIEEKAYTVLRTLEEAVILLGMLSEQRQHQGDAQGAEALRASAREVEASTQSIRRLARDSRILSGEEVERPTSE is encoded by the coding sequence ATGATTGATTTTCCCCTCGTGGTCATTGGGGCTTCATCGGGCGGGGTCTCCGCCCTGATGAAGCTCTGCGCGCAGCTGCCCGGTGACTTTCCAGCCGCAGTTCTGGTGGTGCAGCACACGTCACCGGCCTACCCCAGCATGCTGCCGAGAATCCTGAGCTCCGCTGGATCACTGCACGCCATCCATCCCCGGGACGGTCAGTCGCTTCATCCTGGACTGATCTACGTCGCCCCCCCAGACCATCATCTGCTGGTGAAGAAACAGACCGTGGCGCTGACCAGGGGACCCAAGGAAAACCGTTCCCGACCAGCGATCGATCCCTTGTTCCGCTCGGCGGCCCTGAGCGCCGGAACCAGGACGATCGGCGTGGTGCTGACCGGGAATCTGGACGACGGCACCTCCGGCCTTCATGCGATCAAGCAGGCGGGTGGCCTGACGGTGGTTCAGGATCCGGACGATGCTGAGTACGGCTCGATGCCGCGGAGTGCGCTCGGAGCCGTCAACGTCGACCACAGGGTGCCCCTGGATGAGATGGGGGCCTTGCTGACCACACTGGTACAGAACCTGCTCAGGAACCCGGGTCAATCCTCAATGAGCCCTGAAGAGCAACGCCGCCTGGAAATCGAAGTGAGCATCGCGGGTGAACGCCACGCCCTGAGCCAGGGGGTCACCCATCTGGGCCCGCCGTCGCTGGTGACCTGTCCGGACTGCGGGGGCACGTTGATGGAGCTCAAGGAGGGAACGGTGACGCGCTTCCGGTGTCATACCGGGCACGCCTATACGGCGAACAGCCTGTTGTCACACGTCAGTGGATCCATTGAGGAGAAAGCCTACACCGTACTGAGAACTTTGGAAGAGGCGGTCATCCTACTGGGAATGCTGAGTGAGCAACGCCAGCATCAGGGGGACGCTCAAGGCGCAGAAGCGTTGCGGGCCAGCGCGCGCGAGGTAGAGGCCAGCACTCAGAGCATCCGCAGGTTGGCGCGGGACAGCAGGATCCTGAGCGGCGAGGAGGTAGAGCGCCCCACTTCCGAATGA
- a CDS encoding ATP-binding protein produces MSQEQPHPDPQEQALQRVVEELEAQLQDRQQQGSTLFSEAPAPYLLLNSQGRIQDVNLAGASLLGRAREVLLGKHFGQFLMPTSQGSLDQLLSQASQQGLSHRGEVQLLHVDGTVFEVLLDLNAEKAAGEFQRFRLVITDITAYKAAHTHLLNDAESHQQEAQAHSTRIRELNQELEQVVTVFIQQLHPPLTRAMNFLGLTRRTLGDASDEVKQPLLNTERAVQQVIALMASTERYMRMRSMRVRLRYVDLNSVFREIRKNAQPLLAERQIQITSDALPTVQGDTQALYLIFDEYIANALKYTKEKDLARIHVLVREFDSEYHIGVEDNGSGFNMRQRNQLFQLFGRLHSSKVYEGTGVGLVTVRRSAQRFGGRVWAEGKVDQGATFWLAWPKSPVIRE; encoded by the coding sequence ATGTCCCAAGAGCAACCTCACCCTGATCCCCAGGAGCAAGCTCTTCAACGCGTTGTTGAAGAGCTTGAAGCACAGCTTCAGGATAGGCAGCAACAAGGAAGCACGCTTTTCAGCGAAGCGCCTGCTCCCTACCTGTTACTGAACTCACAAGGCCGCATCCAGGACGTCAATCTTGCTGGCGCCTCACTGCTTGGACGCGCCCGCGAAGTCCTCCTGGGGAAGCACTTCGGCCAATTCCTGATGCCTACTTCCCAGGGGTCGTTGGATCAGCTGCTCAGTCAGGCGTCGCAGCAGGGACTCAGTCACCGCGGTGAAGTTCAACTGCTTCATGTGGACGGCACGGTGTTCGAGGTGCTGCTGGATCTGAACGCCGAGAAGGCCGCGGGGGAATTCCAACGCTTCCGCCTGGTCATCACTGACATCACGGCTTACAAAGCCGCGCATACTCACCTGCTCAATGACGCGGAGTCCCATCAGCAGGAGGCTCAAGCCCACAGTACCCGGATTCGGGAGTTGAATCAGGAGCTGGAACAAGTCGTCACGGTCTTCATTCAACAACTTCACCCGCCGCTCACCCGGGCCATGAATTTCCTGGGCCTGACACGCCGCACCCTCGGCGACGCCTCAGATGAGGTCAAGCAGCCACTCCTGAACACAGAGCGGGCCGTTCAGCAGGTGATTGCCCTCATGGCCTCGACGGAGCGGTACATGCGAATGCGCTCCATGCGCGTCCGGTTGCGATATGTGGACTTGAACAGCGTGTTCCGGGAAATCCGCAAGAATGCTCAACCGTTGCTGGCCGAGCGGCAGATTCAGATCACCAGTGATGCGTTACCCACTGTGCAGGGCGACACTCAGGCGCTCTATCTGATCTTCGACGAGTACATCGCGAACGCGCTGAAGTATACCAAAGAGAAGGACTTGGCCCGAATTCATGTCCTGGTGCGGGAATTCGACTCTGAGTACCACATTGGCGTCGAGGACAACGGCAGCGGCTTCAACATGCGCCAGAGGAACCAGTTGTTCCAGTTGTTTGGGCGCCTGCATTCGTCCAAGGTCTATGAAGGTACCGGGGTGGGTCTGGTCACCGTACGCCGATCCGCTCAACGCTTCGGGGGCCGCGTCTGGGCAGAAGGCAAAGTCGATCAGGGCGCCACCTTCTGGTTAGCCTGGCCGAAGTCCCCGGTGATTCGTGAGTAA
- a CDS encoding diguanylate cyclase → MLNDLLLNFALLVAGAFAISLTYRQASLRDSWARLAVRYATTVTVALLLLFNSVQIGPGLLFDFRTVLVALAARRYGLLAGVLVALPIALYRLARGGPTAWVGVLNLVLVALLAAHRSGWLRLTPQPSGFSLHQRWWVPVGIFGCANLTTFLAFQVTQQPLIDALAVYLTFGGLSALGLVVAHLVIRSRLQSLTRVERLESLAYLDALTGSFNRRRFDDDYPQIHQPAFLLLLDLDLFKRINDTYGHELGDQVLIQTVQVLRDHLRPLDGIYRLGGEEFAVVLTPCDPDSVAEVANRLRVQVEQQVAERAGLWGETITVSGGWVKVEGEKRGVLRQADERLYLAKSTGRNRMVGDQVRERVKV, encoded by the coding sequence ATGTTAAACGACCTGCTGCTTAATTTTGCGTTGCTGGTCGCGGGCGCGTTCGCCATTAGCCTCACCTACCGGCAAGCCAGCCTGCGCGACTCTTGGGCACGCCTGGCTGTTCGTTACGCCACCACGGTCACGGTCGCCCTGCTCCTGCTCTTCAACAGCGTGCAGATCGGCCCGGGGCTGCTCTTTGACTTTCGTACCGTCTTGGTGGCCTTGGCCGCCCGGCGCTACGGCCTTCTTGCGGGCGTGCTTGTCGCCTTGCCGATTGCCCTCTACCGTCTGGCCCGGGGTGGCCCGACGGCATGGGTGGGTGTGCTCAATCTCGTGCTGGTGGCCCTCCTGGCAGCCCACCGGAGCGGGTGGCTCCGGTTGACCCCCCAGCCCAGCGGGTTCAGCTTGCATCAGCGGTGGTGGGTGCCCGTAGGGATTTTCGGCTGCGCGAATCTCACCACGTTTCTGGCCTTCCAAGTGACCCAACAACCGTTGATTGACGCCCTCGCGGTGTATCTCACCTTCGGTGGTCTGAGTGCGCTGGGTCTGGTGGTCGCCCACTTGGTGATTCGCAGCCGCCTGCAGTCCCTCACCCGGGTCGAGCGGCTCGAAAGCTTGGCCTACCTCGATGCTCTGACGGGAAGCTTCAATCGGCGGCGCTTCGATGACGATTACCCCCAGATTCACCAACCCGCTTTTCTGCTCCTGCTGGATTTAGATCTGTTCAAACGGATCAATGACACCTATGGCCATGAGTTGGGGGATCAAGTCCTGATTCAAACGGTGCAGGTGCTGCGTGACCACCTGCGGCCTCTCGACGGCATCTACCGGTTGGGGGGCGAGGAGTTTGCCGTGGTCTTGACACCTTGTGACCCGGACAGCGTAGCGGAGGTGGCCAACCGGCTCCGGGTTCAAGTGGAGCAACAGGTGGCGGAGCGGGCCGGACTGTGGGGCGAGACCATCACGGTATCGGGCGGTTGGGTGAAGGTGGAGGGCGAAAAACGGGGTGTACTCCGCCAGGCCGATGAGCGGTTGTACTTAGCCAAAAGCACCGGACGCAACCGGATGGTCGGAGACCAGGTTCGGGAGCGGGTGAAGGTCTAG
- a CDS encoding zinc-binding dehydrogenase — MKCFRSSCTPPFRPWTPAHTFRADEMDVVAEINAAVPGGVDFSSDCVGRPAILRQAFEGLKVMDTCGLLGVPPYGTEVSVPMQALLSGRRMVGIIEGTATLRPSFPR, encoded by the coding sequence CTGAAGTGCTTCAGATCGTCTTGCACCCCGCCCTTCAGGCCCTGGACGCCGGCGCACACCTTCCGGGCCGATGAGATGGACGTGGTGGCCGAAATCAACGCGGCGGTTCCGGGCGGGGTGGATTTCTCTTCGGACTGCGTGGGTCGCCCGGCAATCCTGCGGCAGGCGTTCGAGGGACTGAAAGTAATGGATACGTGCGGTCTGCTTGGCGTTCCTCCGTACGGCACTGAAGTAAGCGTGCCCATGCAAGCGCTGCTGAGCGGACGCCGAATGGTGGGCATCATTGAGGGGACAGCGACCCTCAGACCTTCATTCCCCAGATGA
- a CDS encoding branched-chain amino acid aminotransferase, which produces MPRSRRALWKEAQLPSGNASATSSFPDPDPLRSFSDPVGRPITQNGEVTQLDLDWHNLGFQYIKTDLRYVSSWQAGAWDEGALTEDNLVHLSEGSTALHYGQQCFEGLKAYRCQDGSINLFRPDQNAARMQRSCARLLMPPVPAEMFIEACRRVVLANERFVPPYGSGGALYLRPYLIGVGDNIGVRSASEFRFSVFCTPVGSYFKGGLTPANFMVSSYDRAAPNGTGAAKVGGNYAASLLPGQEAKNQHFADCIYLDPATHTKIEEVGAANFIAITKDGRRLVTPSSPSILESITKFSLLDIARDRLGLEVEQGDVLIDELGSYSEAGACGTAAVITPIGGIQHGERFHVFYSETEVGPVIRALYDELTGIQYGDRPAPEGWIVKVK; this is translated from the coding sequence ATGCCGAGATCCAGACGTGCCCTGTGGAAGGAGGCGCAGTTGCCCAGCGGCAACGCCTCTGCAACTTCATCCTTCCCCGATCCTGACCCACTTCGAAGCTTTTCCGATCCGGTGGGCCGTCCAATCACGCAGAATGGGGAGGTGACCCAACTTGACCTCGACTGGCACAACCTCGGCTTCCAGTACATCAAGACCGACCTGCGCTACGTCTCGTCCTGGCAAGCTGGCGCCTGGGATGAGGGCGCCCTGACCGAAGACAACCTGGTGCACCTCAGCGAGGGCAGCACGGCCCTGCACTACGGGCAGCAGTGTTTCGAAGGCCTCAAAGCCTACCGGTGTCAGGACGGTTCCATCAACCTGTTCCGACCCGATCAGAATGCCGCCCGGATGCAGCGCAGTTGCGCCCGGCTCTTGATGCCGCCCGTGCCCGCAGAGATGTTTATTGAGGCATGCCGTAGGGTGGTGCTCGCCAATGAACGGTTCGTGCCTCCGTATGGCTCGGGTGGGGCGCTGTACCTGCGGCCCTACCTGATTGGTGTCGGCGACAATATCGGCGTGCGGAGTGCGTCAGAGTTCCGGTTCTCGGTGTTCTGCACTCCTGTGGGGTCGTACTTCAAGGGGGGATTGACGCCCGCCAACTTTATGGTGTCCTCGTATGACCGCGCCGCACCGAACGGCACGGGGGCCGCAAAAGTCGGCGGCAACTACGCGGCCAGCCTGCTGCCGGGGCAAGAGGCCAAAAACCAGCACTTTGCAGACTGCATCTATCTCGATCCTGCCACGCATACGAAAATCGAGGAGGTGGGGGCAGCGAATTTCATTGCCATTACCAAAGATGGACGGCGCTTGGTGACGCCCAGCTCACCGTCCATTCTGGAGAGCATCACCAAATTTTCGCTGCTCGACATCGCCCGCGATCGGCTGGGACTAGAGGTGGAGCAAGGAGACGTGTTGATTGACGAGCTAGGCAGCTACAGCGAAGCGGGCGCGTGTGGAACGGCGGCTGTCATTACCCCGATTGGCGGCATTCAGCATGGAGAGCGGTTCCATGTGTTTTACAGCGAAACGGAAGTCGGGCCGGTCATCCGGGCATTGTATGACGAACTGACGGGGATTCAGTATGGAGACCGGCCTGCTCCGGAAGGTTGGATTGTCAAAGTGAAGTAA